Genomic segment of Candidatus Bathyarchaeia archaeon:
AAAACCGCTTAGTGCAATATTATTTAGTTTTTATTTAGGGGAGTTGCTGAAGCATAAAACTTTTAAATGGTCAACGTTAAATAACTATTTTGGGATCTTTTATGAAGAGAATATTTCTTGGCACCGATTATTATCCTGAGCAATGGCCAAGGGATTTTTGGAGCCGCGATGTTAAACTTATGAGTGATGCCAAGTTTAATGTTGTTCGTTTAGCTGAGTTTGCTTGGGCTCAACTTGAACCTAAACCCGAAGAATTTAACTTTGATTGGTTAGATGAGATAATAAGTGAGCTTGGTGCAAAAGGGATATATACTGTTCTAGGTACACCGACGGGAACAGCGCCACCTATATGGTTTCCTAAAATGTATCCTGATGCTTTTCCTGTTGATGATACCGGACATAGGCTGCGTTTTGGAAGAGATGGAGCATGGATGTTTTATTGTCCTCATAACCCAAACTTTATGAGATGTGTAGAAAGGATCGTTAGGAAGATGGCTGAGCATTATAAAGATAATTCTTATGTTTACGGCTGGCAAATAGACAACGAAATTCAATGGCCGGATCCGCCTTTTCACATGGTATGTTACTGCGATTACACTAAGGAAGAGTTTAGGAAATGGCTTAGAGAAAAATATGGATCCATAGAAAACCTTAATAAGAAGTGTGGAACATTCTCTTTTCCAATACAAATTTATGAAGATTGGGGGCAGATAGATCCGCCCTGGCCGCCACTATTTCAGATGAATAGAGGTCTAGCCCTAGATTGGCTTAGATTTAGATCGGACTCGTTGATAAAATTTGTTGAATTTCAAGCTAATATAATACGGAGCGTAGCTCCCCATCAAAAGATTACAACCAATTTAGTGGCGCCACACTTATGGCACATAGATCAGTATAAATTGTCAAAGATTTTAGATTTTGTCTCCTACGACTCCTATCCAAAACATAAGAAGGATCCGGATCCGGCAACAATTTCATGGATCTATGATTGGTATAGAACGATGAAAAATGAGGGTTTCTGGATAATGGAGATGCAATCAGGTATGTCCGCAATATTGGGAATGATGCCTAGACCCAACGAGATTAGAAAATGGACTTATCAAGCTATTGCTCATGGGGCTACCGGGGTTCTTTACTTCTGTTGGAGGACTAAGCCTTGGGGCGTCGAGCAATTCTGGCACGGAATTCTTGGTCACGACAATAGGTTGAACAGAAGGTACTTTGAAGTTTGTAAAGTTGGTGAAGAGCTAGATAAGTTAGGTCAGATAATTCTTGGGACGAAATATGAGGCTGAAGCCGCGATTCTCTTCTCATATAATAACGTGTGGTCGGTTGAGATCGAAAAGGATGCTTATGGCAGAAGATATATCGATGATGTACTCTCTATATATAAAGGCTTTTGGCTTAATTATGTGCAAACAGACACTATTGAGCCGACGAGAGATTTAACAAAATACAAAGTTGTGTTCGTGCCTTTCCACTATATCATAACAGAGGAGGAAGCTTCAAGCTTTAAGAGGTTCGTAGAG
This window contains:
- a CDS encoding beta-galactosidase, with product MKRIFLGTDYYPEQWPRDFWSRDVKLMSDAKFNVVRLAEFAWAQLEPKPEEFNFDWLDEIISELGAKGIYTVLGTPTGTAPPIWFPKMYPDAFPVDDTGHRLRFGRDGAWMFYCPHNPNFMRCVERIVRKMAEHYKDNSYVYGWQIDNEIQWPDPPFHMVCYCDYTKEEFRKWLREKYGSIENLNKKCGTFSFPIQIYEDWGQIDPPWPPLFQMNRGLALDWLRFRSDSLIKFVEFQANIIRSVAPHQKITTNLVAPHLWHIDQYKLSKILDFVSYDSYPKHKKDPDPATISWIYDWYRTMKNEGFWIMEMQSGMSAILGMMPRPNEIRKWTYQAIAHGATGVLYFCWRTKPWGVEQFWHGILGHDNRLNRRYFEVCKVGEELDKLGQIILGTKYEAEAAILFSYNNVWSVEIEKDAYGRRYIDDVLSIYKGFWLNYVQTDTIEPTRDLTKYKVVFVPFHYIITEEEASSFKRFVENGGILIADARLAVKDKYNEAFLGQPLPALLTDLFGVMVCDYDLITEEGKRFIKFKEDSPILPGKCFSPTVWVESLEVIDAEVLATHVGTWMGGQPAVTMKKYGKGIAIYFGSFLPSEAWKSIICNYLISNGIIKSVAQLETEDPEIEIVRRRGENYDLLFIINHSSSPKEANINLKDVYTVEVNGETLKTSRVTLKIGSDDVKILILR